GCTTTGGTGGGTGTCTTCTGAGGAGGAAAGCATCAGGCTAAGATGAATAGACTGATCCTTGATTTGATATTGCACAGGACAATGATTCGTACTAAACCCAGAGGGTTCCTGCTGAGCCAGGGTCAGAACTGACTTTCAGAGGCGGCTACAACTTCAGTACCActtcctggctctggcctccctGTTCAGTGCTGTCCCACATGAGTTCACAGCAAAACTACAATAGAAATCGTACTTTATTTTCACAATTCAGCTAACTATAACACATTTTAAGTCTGTTTTCTTCCCCCCTTCTTctttcataatatatatatatatatatatatataatttttttttcctgttttgccATAACTACTCattttctgaattaaaatgtatgttttaagttttgttttcttctgtctgtTGGCTCTGAGTCAGAGTCACAGCATGTGATGTGGCCCTTCAGCAAATGTAATGGCACATCCCTGCTGCAGTTGGTGCTACAACCATTGAGTCAGAGGCAGAGCCCAGTTTCTCAGTTCTATGAGCATCTAAGAAGGGTGCGACCCAAAGGTAGGATTGGAACCGCATGAACTATTTATGATGCAGTTAACTGTCGAACCCTTTTAACTGTAAACCCTGTTGTTATTCAGGGAAGGTTTTTAGCAATATGTGATGTTGGATTTCAGGTGGATCTCAGGTGAGTGTGGTCCAGCCTGTTCCTGGACACGAAAGCTTTAAAATGACTGACCATACATATCAAACAATAGTGGGAACTCAAGCTTAATATTATATTCGGTGATGAAACATGGGAATGTTTCTTTAAAACAGGAAACAGGTAAatgttggatatatatatatatatatatatatatatatatatatatatatatatatatatatatatatatatatatatatatatataattgttatttttttttttttttaatgacagcaAAAAAGTGAAACACTTTAAACTGGAAGAAACCTGCACCACCATCCATTAAAAATGAGCGATGTATACTGTATGGAAAAATTAACAGCACAGCTTCAGTTAAAAATGGACATCTTCCTAAAAAGATGGAAACAGGTGACAGCATACTTCCAAGAGCCCTTGGCCTCGGTGTAATTCCCTTAGCACTGGTTTATGGGGTCATTTAAACATGAATGTGAATGTATGGACAAATGTCACAAGGGAACATGTTCTGTGTCTCAAgggtatttgttttttttttatttggcagtTAAAATGTATTATGGACTGGTATGTATGATGGTCGAATTTCAATGCAATTGCCTGTCAgatatatatgtaaaaagacatttttcctGTAACATAAGTGGAAGCTAATATGTGGGACACAAGTGGTGTATTGTTTTCATAAAAGTAGGTCAAGTGTTAAATCCAGGTATCATGTCAGGGGACATTGGTCGACAAAACTCAGCAGAGTAAACACGATGAAGGATGAGGATGTTGGCGACAAGGAAGACAATGGCTCGCATTCATGAAGAGGAGCGGTGCGACAAGAGGGTGATCAAGATGCCTGCAGTGCTTTGCAGagttttctcttctctctccgcTACGAATCTAGAgttgattgattttattttaatgatttcTGAGCACTCGAACAACAAGTGATTCAATTATGCTGACAACAACTAATCAAATCACACCGAGTCGTTCAATTCTAATTAAAAACAAGCAGAACTGCTGTGGCAGGTTTATAAAATGTGGGAATGACACTGGTTCAATATCAGCTTTTAGGTGATTCCTCTTGACAGACGCCAACTCAAGCTGGACACGTCGATACACCAACCGCCAAATGGGACACTGCGAAGACTGATGGTGGTGAAGCGGTGAGGAGGTAAAGCATTTGACAAATAAATGAGACGAAAATTCAACATCTTAACACTGATCGATTAAAGATCCGACCGAATTGCTGCTGATCACTGATCTGTTTATGTTCTAAATATAGTCTTTTAAAACAGACTTCCCCGCTGTGTATTGGTCTGGACTTCTGGAGAGCCTGTCACCGAAGTTCCTAAATTAAATGGAGGCAAATGCCACAAAACACTGAACTAAAATCCCATTTAGTCCAGTGTTTTGTTGCATAGTGTGCAAAAATTATTTACTCATACATAATAAATTTCAGAtcaatatgtatttattcattgctCTATTTTAGAAGAACAGAAGAAATAAGATACCGGATtagcagaaaaataaacaagaactCAGGGATAAGTATTTAAATCaactttaaaattatttaaaaaataaaattaaaactgcATTGTAAAATAGCTTTAAAGaaacaattatatatattatatatattgtcaTATATTACTTACACTATTACTCTTTTGCAATGTACAattcaacaacacattttgcaGAGTACCTGAGTCATGTTCTCTGCTGAAGAAGTTTGATCGTAAATGTTTATCAACTAAAACTTATGATGGACTCGAGTCAACGCTTGAGCAGGTTCCTCATTGCATTCATGCGATTGGCTGTGGAGCCGGTGCTCGGCAGCCGATTGGCTGATCTTGTTTCCGGGGCTCCCGTCTGCGTGTGCTCATGACGTTTCACGGTCTGCCCCGAGACAGACTGGAGAGAATGGCTGCCAGTGGAGGTTAGCGACAACCGTCTTTCGCCTGCTAATCGTGCTCGAAATACCGCCCGTAAAGTTCTAAacttggtgtttgtgtgttcgcGCCGCACAGTTTTGTTGACCGTGCTCGAGATTCGTGGCGTGTTGCGTCTCGGTGGCGTTCGAGACGACTCCTCAAAAGTGTTTCCTGTGGTGTGCGGCTACCGTTAGCCGGCTAGCTCGTGCTGCTCCCACAGCTGATGGTGTAAACACTTGTTTGTGACCAGAGACAAAGGTTGGACAAGTTGAGCTTCTAGTTGAGCTCATGGGAAGCAAAGTGTCGAATTAACCGTTCAAACTCACTGACTTCCTCAGAACGCTCGAGTATGTGTTCATGGAAGCCTTGTATCGGCGCTTCTCCTCACAGATGTTTTTAAAAGGCTGGCTAGCATTAGCCGGCTGTCTGCTAAAAGTTTAGCGTTCTTGTCAACCCGCAAACACCGTCTGGAGCAGCAGAACAGCTCAGCGCCAACTCAACATCAGACTGGTTGTAAGTCCTTTTGGGACTCCGCTACCACCTGCTGAAAGTAGGGTTTCTGATGTATCAACAGTCTTTGTCCTGTCATGAGATAAGCTAGAGAAGCGCAACACGAGGTGTTCGGCTTCATCATTGAGCTCATAGGTCACGAAGCGTGAGGTTGAGTGTTGTATGGTACTGAAGAGAAGTTTACCTGTCTGTTTAAACCCACCAGTTTCCTACATGTTGCATGTCTGTGGGATCATTTTGAACCTTGTGTTTTTTGTCGTTGTAGCTGTTTACTGTTTCCCTTCATGGTGCCCACACAACCCAGTCCTTCGTTgctgaatgtgttttcatggtACCTGCTAACTTCAATGTGATGGCCGCAATGATTTGATTTGTTGGATATAATCGATCAGCCGACTGCTGGGGTTCCAGTCCGTCGGTACAACGATCTATTCAAACTATATTTTAAGCAATTACAAAGTTAAGTTTCAAAACGGCGCAGAACACTATACAAGTGTTTACCATGTTCAGCTACagatacagtacagtacagcgCAATACCATGTTTTCACATGACATTCCGATACTGCGTCTTTGAGGGTCAGTCGGATCTGGTcgatggatgtgaactgcttaaTAGGACACTTTaaaacaccacaacactgaTGTTGCGCGCAACTACTTTGACAAAACATCAAGGTTTCAATGGCGTGAGTGCAACAtggtaaaaacattaaaataataatacaaaatgaaaactcTAGGTGTTTGATTCGACATCTTAAAGTCAAAAAACATGACGGCATGTGTAACTGAGGATATTTGGGTTTATGGGTCGGACTGGTTCTCTGATTCTCATTCATTGTTTAGGCTTTCCTATTAACTATACTTCAATCAGATGCCAACAAGTTCACGAACCACAAAGAGTTGATTTAACACATAACTAGTGTTAAAGACAATTTACATATGTTTTCCCCCTTTCTAACAAGTATTTACAACGCTGTAATCAGACAAGTCTGTGTTTGTCAACTACATATCACACGCCGACGAATTCACCAGTCTTTcaccattattttttatttccaacaTGACGATCTCACAGCACGACTTTTAGTTGCTATTTTCAGGTGTGGTTTGGAATTCATGGAACTTGGTAACATCAAGATATTTGGTAAAAATCAGGACTAATGCATCATGaaaggagataaaaaaaaaaagaaatgtgttccCCCTAAAtttataaagaaaaacaaaaaaaaatgctgatcttattttctgtctttgtctttgcagAGGTTGGGAAGCTGTTACAAGTACAAAATGGGACGCCTCCATGCACCAACTATAATGGGGTAGATGCCGTTCATGCCTGTAACATCCTTCAGCAGCTCAAAGCCTTGTACGATGAAGCACAGCTCACAGACATAGTTGTAGAAGTGGACCATGGCAAGACGTTTTCATGCCACCGAAACGTCCTCGCTGCCATCAGCCCCTACTTTAGGTATGGGTTCATGTTAAGTGCCTTAAAACCCTggcttttatttgtatttttccccTTCATCCTCAGGTCCATGTTCACCAGCGGCCTTACGGAGAGCAGCCAGCGCGAAGTCCGGATAGTCGGGGTTGAATCTGAGTCCATGCACCTCGTCCTGGACTATGCCTACACTTCCAGGGTCACGCTCTCAGAGTCCAACGTTCAGGCCTTGTTCACGGCAGCCAGCATTTTCCAGATCCCTCCTCTGCAGGACCAGTGTGCACAGTTCATGATCAGCCGACTCGACCCGCAGAACTGCATAGGGGTGTTCATGTTTGCAGATGCCTATGGGCACCAAGAGCTGAGGGAGCGATCACAGGACTATATACGCAAGAAGGTTAGTGAAAATGATAGACATGCTAGTCATAGAAAAtaaagcagagattaaacacaAAACCTTTAAACCTCACGTTAATGTGCAATAGTTGCTTGGAAGTTCTGAAAAATCAGGACGGCTTGTTTAATTTTTGGATAaaccgaagcactttcctgaAAACCCTCATCCAATTACAGTGTTTGATGATTCAATGATTCTAATGGACGGACTTCTCTGCCACTTGTGTCTTTGCTGTAGTTCCTGTGTGTCTCACGGGAGCAGGAGTTTCTCCAGATGACCAAAGAACAGCTGGTCAGTATTCTAAACAACGATGACCTAAATGTGGAGAAGGAGGAACACGTCTATGAGAGCATCATCCGGTGGCTGGAGCACGATCCCCTGGGTCGTGAGGTCCACCTGGCCGAAGTCTTTTACCAGTGCATCCGACTGCCGTTGCTCGACGATGGTTTCCTTAGCCGCATACCCGCTCCCGTCGCCTGTGCTCTGTCCCTGTCGAAGGACCCTGCTGACGTCAAGTCTCGCCTCACCGGCACCAATGGGTGCCCCCAGCGCCTGGGAATGACGGCCTCAGAGATGGTCATCTGCTTCGATGCCGCTCACAAACACTCAGGGAAGAAGCAGACGGTGCCTTGTCTTGACACAGCCACAGGGAGAGTGTTTAAGCTCTGCAAGCCCCCCAATGACCTCAGAGAGGTCGGCATCTTGGTCTCCTCGGAGAACGACATCTTCATCGCAGGCGGCTACCGACCAAGCAACAGCGAGGTCTCCATCGACCACCGCGCTGAGAGTGACTTCTGGCAGTACGAGCACGCTGGAAACCGCTGGCTGCCTCGCGCCCCTCTACTGAGAGCCAGAATAGGCTGCAGACTGGTCCACTGCTGCGGGAAGCTTTTTGCACTCGGCGGCCGGGTGTATGAGGGGGACGGGCGCAACGCGCTGAAGTCGGTCGAGTGTTACGACGCGAGGGACAACTGTTGGACGGCGGTCAGTCCGATGCCCGTGGCCATGGAGTTCCACAGTGCTGTGGAGTACAGAGACCGAATCTACGTCCTCCAAGGTACCTCAGCCACGATGGCTTTGTTTTTCACATGcacctttttttcccaccattGCTATTTACATTCTTCAATTCGCAAGCTGATAATTGGCGACACAAAATGTCATCCTTCAGCACAAAAAAGACATTGTTTTGAATATTTTGGCCTACTTCTATCTGTGACCTGTGTCAAACAACACATGTCAAGGTGCATTCAAGGACCACATTCTCCTCAACTCTGAAAAGAGACGGTGAAAATCTAAATTAACacttaaagatgaaaaaaaaaagtggttcaACGTTGTTATAGTATTGAATTTTTCATACACCGTGTGAAAAACGTGGAGGACTCTCAGGTAGGATTTTGCCAAGTGACCTGCAccagggagttggagattgtaGCCAAATGTTTCAACTATGTTTGAGCCTAGACCTCTTGATGTAGCAAAGTGCTGGAAATGAAATATACTTTTGTCACTTGTCTCAAGAAACCTCAATGAAGTGAGTTAACGTGATCACTAATGTTCCTCAACACAGCCTTTGCGTTGCCGCTGTGCTAGTGAGACCAGCAAGAAAGTTTAGTCTTTTCCACAAAtgtaaagttttgttttgtccagTATGCAGGTCCGCAGTAGGAGTGCTGTCTCTGAaaagatgtttttaaaagtaTCTTATTTAAAGTCTTTTGTTGGTCTGTGCTGGCATAATACGCTTATATTGGACAGCAGATGCAACATTGTGTGTTGGACTTGCCTATAATAAGATTTTGTTCAATATATTTAAGCCGTTATGAGCAGAGTTGCTCATGTGGAAACAGTTTTTAGTTGGAATTGTTGGGAAAACTGCAGTTTCCAGACATACATTTTCAGAGGTGGAAGGTTCAATCTTGCCTTCCATCCAAATGACCTGATGAGAAGTGGAAAAGAATTGTAAatagaaatgatgaaatgagGATGTCAGGTGCAAGGTCTGTTAGAAGTCAGAAGGTCATCGGTGGTCAAATTCCTACGCGCCACCTCTAACGTTTGCTTGTCCACAGGTGAATATTTCTTCTGCTACGACCCCCGTAAGGACTATTGGAGCCACCTGGCCCCCATGAGCGTCCCCCGCAGCCAGGGCCTGTCCGCCCTGCACAGGAACTGCATTTACTACATCGCCGGCATCTGCAGGAACCACCAGCGCACGTTCACCGTGGAGGTGTACGACATTGAGAGGAACGCGTGGAGCCGCAAGCGAGACCTGCCCTTCGACCAGGCCACCAGCCCCTACATCAAGGCCATGCTGCTGCAGGGCAAGCTGCACCTCTTCGTCCGGGCCACGCAGGTCATGGTGGAGGAGCACGTGTTCCGCACCAGCCGCAAGAACTCTCTTTACCAGTACGACGACGACGCTGACATATGGACCAAAGTCTACGAGACGCCAGACCGCCTCTGGGATTTAGGGCGCCATTTTGAATGTGTGGTGGCCAAACTCTACCCGCAGTGTCTCCAGAAGGTTCTTTGATGCCATGTGCCTGGTGTTGCCTTGTGTTCCCACCACAAGGAGCATTTTAGTGGTAAAGTCTTAAGTTCTATACGATCAAACGGGGGTGCTTGGAAGGACTGCAGTATTTTCTTTGGGCGGCAACAACTCCCCACACTGACGCTTGcttgaaaaacccttcagtGAATCATAAGTGCAATTATACTATTTGTCTTTTTGTTGAGCCATGCTGTTAACTGGTCGGGTGATTCTCACAAACATTtagcatgcgtgtgtgtgtgtgtgtcggggtgGGCGAGCGGGAGTGCGCGTTCCCCTTGGCAGATACAGATGCTGCATGTCAGCATAAAGTGAAATCTATATAGGAAATAGGTCTATAAACGATATATTCATACGGGTAACTGGTGGAATCAGAGGAGGTTGTCGGCCAAATTCAAGGATTTCTACAGCAGCTGGGTTTTATTCAGAGTGCAAGTGAATTTTTTGTCACCGTTTTTGCTTATGTGATGCTTTTAAGTTGCCGCTGTTCCTTCACAAGTGTCAAACAACTACACTACACTTTAAGCTGTTTTAAAGTTGAGCTGGGGAGGGTGTCAGACACTTCTGCTCCGAGTCCATTTGTGTTACATGCGAAGACAACTTCAATGATATGTCAGGTTTAGTTCTCCACATTGGAGTCATGCAGGCGTGCGGCAACACTAGCGAGGAAGTTGAGACCAACCGACAGTTTTACCTCAGAATTCATTGATAAGGACAAAAGGGACGTTTCAGCTGGTGGTGGAGCGCCGCCGTGACTTCTCGGATGAGTCGTGGTAGCAATAATTCCCATCGTGTTGTCGCTCTACCGGTGCAGTCTGAGTGGgtggtgtgtgtctgtagcCGATTCAGTCAGCCTGGGAAATGAGCTATTGTTGAAACTGAATCTAAAATGTCTTTGTGCAATCACTATCCTCCGTCAGCGCAGCGCGTTACATGTCGTAACTTTTACCTCATTTCAAACTCTTGagtgattttaatatttttgtgttcACCCGGACTTGTTTTCCAATCGGTGCTGTAGCGTGTCTTAACGCTGAACCGCTCCCCTCCCCCCCACCTCCTTCACGTCACCTGGAAGCACCGGGACGGACGCTGACGGTGCTGCTTTTCAAACGCTTACTTTCCGACAATCTCGTGTAGATGGCAGCACTCGTGCGGCACCTGGTGACCTTGGCaacaccgccgccgccgccacctccTCGCAGCAGCCGTCATCTTTGCACTAAAGCTTTTCAGTTTGTAGTCCACACCGCAGCACGTGTCCACAACTCTTCAACTGATGTTTTTAACTGAACAGTGATCTGATAAACACTTGTCAATCAAGGGGACGGGGGGGACAGATAacagtcagcagcagagaaCTCAGGATTCTACTGAAACACACAGTACTGTATTTAAAGTTTGTGTAACATACTGTACTATAGGTTTGCTGTTCTTGCACAGTTCATTTTTCGTTTATAACTTGAATAAtagatgtgatttttttttcttcttttttttttcctttttgtcatttatttagttAGAATGTTCCTGCTACGTcgagtgattttatttttatgcttgggTAGTATTGACTTTCTCACAGGCCGATGCATTACGAGTCAACAAGCTAAATAACACATGCTATAGAACAAACATCTCTCATccgctcttgtttttgtgtctcttatttttactttgcaattttattttctgtttgtcggggggagggggagggagggctgCAGGTTATAGTAATGGTTGAGCTCAACTGTGAAATTCACATTGCAcataattttgaaaataaaacttatgAAAAGTGAATCGATTTCTCTTCTTGTTAATGGAGATGGTTTTAATGCTCGATTGTGTAACTTTGATGGAATATTCAAAAGGATTTAGCATAAATACATAagtgtttatatattttactgGAATAATCTGTTTAAAAGGCTGTTAATAGATTCTTAATCATTTGCGATAACATGGTGAAGACGAGCAGGTTGCGACTTTGAATCCTTCAGTGGTTACTAAAGTTAATGGTTTGATCATAGATGTTATAACAGGTATGTTCTTCTGGTTAATATGTTGGACGAACAATCAGAAGATTTTATTTACTAGTTCAGGGGTGGctaaccagtcagaggctaagagccacattgttttgtgTGTAGCTAAAATGAGCCACATCTcgcctgaacagctggtcacgtgacttagcagcactatagcggttaaagcacatccctgtgtgtcacaaggttgctggatcgcctccggcgtatgtctcttgtgcatgtatttttaaaattcatacatttaccacgatcctcctggaaatatcaagtggcatagatagaaatgtgtgcgccattgaTTTGACGTCTCTATTTTTGGACGTGGcccctgccaccaataacgtggcccctggtctgtgtgtgtgtgagccacgctgcagactggagcatctcatcttcactccactgaattcaatgGACTTCACagcgatcaacaatgaatcataagtgaaacacatgccagacctttagtttagggaatgacaaagtcaaacgtggaactaagtcatgtaaatgGTGTTGATCCTGGATCTGATAAGTCTTAGGACTGTGACTCACATCGGGATTGAATGTGCTCCAAGGGGCGGAGGgcttattgtttatgtttcaaagtgaaaCGCAAGTCAAATTCTTTGaccaatattttgatatttcggaatagctcttactttttcctcttatttcctgtataaaccatcatctcaacagcaacttgaccaaaatcgcagcctgtttggcggctcatttggtgaagagtcgCATGCGACTCGGGAGCcgtgggttggccaggcctgcacaAGTTAAACACTTTACATTTACTAGAATGAAATGACCGTCTAAAATGAAATGGGACAAACTCCTCATTGTGGAACTACTATCATATGATTCAGCTAAGTTAAGAAGCATGTGTTTATCTCCGTGGCCTATACTGCTGATTAAAAACTCGTTACTATTTATGTTTCTTATTCTCTGAAACTGTTGCAAGAGGACGGGAATGACAGTGCTGGTTGTGACGTGAGCTGCTGATGGTGGCAGAACTGGTGCAGAACTGCTGCCCCGACGACCTGACctctgatggatgaatggaggtATAGCTACAGTTATATCGGCATTTTCATCACCCTCATTTCAATCACTTTTAAAGCCAATGTTGTGACTGTTCACATAAAAGATGACATAAAATGATGGACATTGACCTCACCATCGGGAGAGTCATCACCTTTAAATAAGCATTTCTTCCATGACtgaaattttcacgtttggAAGCAATAAGTTCAAGTACGTCTTTGTACATTTGGAATAACAAGATTTCCAAAAGGCATGGCAGGTTTAACTGAATCTGTTCGCTCATTTGTGCTGACAGACATTTCAATATCAAATGTCTTTTATATTTACTGAGCTGTACTGGTTGTTGTTTTGCCGCCACATCTTTCATGACGgcatttttctctttcttcaggCAGAAATTTGGCGGAgtcatgtcaaataaataaaacgacaTTGAAAATTACGGTCGCATACTTACGTAACCAGACGTCAGCTACGTCGAATTATGTATAAATAATATTACAAGCTCATGAAACGAGTACAGTGGCGACTGACACGTCAGAAGCACAACCAAGCGCGGCCCCACATTTGAGGATTTTAAAGACGCTCAAATTGAAACAGGCAGCGAGCGGGGACCCAAAAGGCCACcgcgtgtcacgtgaccggcCGACGACGGAACAGGCGGAAAGTTTGTGCTCAGACTTCAGTAGCGTGAAAGGCGGCGTGGACGCTCAGTGAACGGTAAGGTGCCTCTTTACCGTGGCTTCTTATGAATTACGTCACCTTTGTGGTGCTCTCTGATGGCGGCGTTTATCCACGTGGACGCCTTTTTTTTATGAGAATCCGCCGCGTGGCTGCTTCGTCTACGgttttgaacaaaacaaaaaaacgtgttGAGTTCCAGCCAATAAAtcatccatctgtgtgtgtgtgttctcttgttgtttttgtttgctagtTTGAACAGCGGTTGTCACTCTGAGACGTTCGTGCTTCGAAAAATTCCGAAAGTTGTGAAAGGAAACTGCCAGTTAAACCTGCTGGTTCAGCGTTTTATCAACGTTCCAGTCTTTATTTACAAACCCTTTGAATACATCTAAACATACGCGCTCTGTCattcttgagaaaaaaatgtctgtgaAAGCTTTCAATCGTTTGGTATTTCACTTTACAAGACTGAATTAAAACTGGTGCCAAACGAGATACCGCCGTGTGATGATGTTATCTGAACGATAAGGAATCAATTTGATACTCGTTATCGATTCAACATCGACCATTATTGCCGTTTTAtctggctgacacacacacacacacactgtgttgcTCCAAGTTACATAAGGAGCCACAGACTTTACACTCCAGCAAATATGGCAGGGAAACGCTCGGAATACAGGGTTATATAAAACTACTGTGAGCAAAATGTAATGTACTCATGAGCCGAATAACCCCCAAACAAATTGACACTGGTGTTGATACAGTGAGTAAGGTCATTTAAACTGTTGCATAATGTAAATACCAATCAATATCTCAAAGTCAGACGTGTAACTGTTTCAcgtgcaaacactgaaaaatggACCCAAGTCTGCTCTCAGGGTCAAAAATATTGTGAATGATTTTCCGGCTCTTTTGTCAAGACTTCCCAGGAAGAACACGTCCCGATCTGATCTGCCCTGATTTTACATCtgttgctgattttttttttattgttacttTGTTTTAGTTTCAGGATTCAAGCCCAGGTACAAGCTTGGAAAATAGTTTTGGAAAAGTCTAGTTGTGGGATGAGGGACAGACCTGATGTACGAAACAAGAACAGAGCGCACAAGAGCGTCTCATGAAGCCTGTTCTATTCTAGTGGAGATGAtaattcatttcagttttaatcGAGGATTGTCCTATGATGAAATgtgtttgacctctgacctcatcaGCTGCCTTTATGGCCGTCCTCACCTGCTCTGACCGTCCTGTCTCTCCACAGCACCATGCCAGCTGTGTCAACAGACTCCCTGGACTACAAGCCTCTGGATGGCGGCTG
Above is a window of Synchiropus splendidus isolate RoL2022-P1 chromosome 6, RoL_Sspl_1.0, whole genome shotgun sequence DNA encoding:
- the kbtbd8 gene encoding kelch repeat and BTB domain-containing protein 8 — translated: MAASGEVGKLLQVQNGTPPCTNYNGVDAVHACNILQQLKALYDEAQLTDIVVEVDHGKTFSCHRNVLAAISPYFRSMFTSGLTESSQREVRIVGVESESMHLVLDYAYTSRVTLSESNVQALFTAASIFQIPPLQDQCAQFMISRLDPQNCIGVFMFADAYGHQELRERSQDYIRKKFLCVSREQEFLQMTKEQLVSILNNDDLNVEKEEHVYESIIRWLEHDPLGREVHLAEVFYQCIRLPLLDDGFLSRIPAPVACALSLSKDPADVKSRLTGTNGCPQRLGMTASEMVICFDAAHKHSGKKQTVPCLDTATGRVFKLCKPPNDLREVGILVSSENDIFIAGGYRPSNSEVSIDHRAESDFWQYEHAGNRWLPRAPLLRARIGCRLVHCCGKLFALGGRVYEGDGRNALKSVECYDARDNCWTAVSPMPVAMEFHSAVEYRDRIYVLQGEYFFCYDPRKDYWSHLAPMSVPRSQGLSALHRNCIYYIAGICRNHQRTFTVEVYDIERNAWSRKRDLPFDQATSPYIKAMLLQGKLHLFVRATQVMVEEHVFRTSRKNSLYQYDDDADIWTKVYETPDRLWDLGRHFECVVAKLYPQCLQKVL